From a single Verrucomicrobiia bacterium genomic region:
- a CDS encoding class I mannose-6-phosphate isomerase: MSREFLSGLPLGPNPVWRSYRGGSVLRAFRGQPGTGDDHFPEDWLASTVLARNGENSQGVREGLSRISSADNGLLIELLKQKPGFWFGAGQRARQDSAAFGVLWKLLDSSVRLQFQAHPDARFARRHLNSPAGKTECWYILGTRGEAHVYLGFQHSPSREAWARMIREQRVDEMLACFEKIRVQPGDCYVVPAGTPHAIGAGVFMMELMEPTDWVVRCETTNAGLTLAPDACFMGLDLETCMEVFDYRPYSLAEVRRIFQQSPRELVRTSAYCEEELIGPAYHEYFRLHRLRGHGDASWQGGELLLLIIIKGEADLVCGRQRQPVRAGQTLLLPGAGQSWNWTQPAGDWEILLAKLPVARSSSRHS, encoded by the coding sequence ATGAGCCGCGAATTCCTATCCGGCCTGCCACTTGGTCCCAATCCCGTGTGGCGAAGCTATCGGGGTGGCAGTGTTCTGCGGGCTTTTCGGGGCCAACCCGGCACCGGGGACGACCATTTTCCCGAAGACTGGCTGGCCTCGACCGTCCTCGCCCGGAACGGCGAGAATTCCCAGGGAGTGAGGGAGGGGCTGAGCCGGATTTCCAGTGCCGATAACGGTCTGCTCATCGAATTGCTGAAACAGAAGCCGGGGTTCTGGTTTGGAGCAGGTCAACGGGCCCGACAGGATTCAGCGGCCTTTGGCGTGTTATGGAAACTGTTGGATTCTTCTGTTCGCCTTCAATTCCAGGCGCATCCGGATGCCCGGTTCGCCCGCCGGCATCTCAACTCCCCCGCCGGCAAGACCGAGTGTTGGTATATCCTCGGCACACGCGGAGAAGCCCATGTTTATCTTGGCTTCCAACATTCACCCTCTCGCGAAGCATGGGCGCGCATGATCCGGGAACAGCGCGTTGACGAAATGCTCGCGTGCTTTGAAAAAATCCGTGTTCAGCCCGGCGATTGTTACGTTGTCCCCGCCGGAACGCCGCACGCCATCGGCGCCGGTGTTTTCATGATGGAGCTGATGGAGCCGACCGACTGGGTGGTCCGCTGCGAGACGACCAATGCCGGTTTAACGCTGGCGCCGGACGCGTGTTTCATGGGACTCGATCTGGAGACCTGCATGGAAGTGTTTGATTACCGACCCTACTCCCTCGCGGAAGTCAGGCGCATCTTTCAACAATCACCCCGAGAACTGGTCCGTACCAGCGCCTATTGCGAAGAGGAATTGATCGGGCCGGCCTACCATGAATACTTCCGGTTGCACCGACTACGCGGGCACGGCGATGCGAGTTGGCAGGGTGGCGAGCTGTTGCTGCTCATTATTATCAAGGGCGAGGCGGATTTGGTGTGCGGCCGCCAACGACAACCCGTACGGGCCGGTCAAACGTTGCTGCTGCCGGGCGCGGGGCAATCGTGGAACTGGACACAACCGGCGGGCGATTGGGAAATTCTCCTCGCCAAATTGCCCGTGGCTCGGTCATCCTCCCGGCACTCCTGA
- a CDS encoding type II secretion system protein, whose amino-acid sequence MKQSDAKTQRGSASRHLRAFTLIELLVVIAIIGILAAMLLPALNKAREKGRMAVCISNLRQISVGISLYTDDNSGYMPTASYGANATAGPWPKLLATYIPHRDNNTNATSMANRVFICPSAKFPGFLNSDISYSYSCTGAMLGFPANGSGLTSAQPRKEVQVTTNPSETPLIFDTQKDFLNPLKPDSRSNIPWGSSPPSANWDLNTSGSPDACKSLDFRHSNSSMNILYVDGSVRNVTWLQARLFTQSLWEGR is encoded by the coding sequence ATGAAGCAAAGTGACGCCAAGACACAACGTGGTTCTGCCAGCCGACACCTGCGGGCCTTTACGCTCATCGAATTGTTGGTGGTTATTGCCATTATTGGCATTCTCGCCGCAATGCTCCTGCCCGCGCTTAACAAGGCACGAGAGAAGGGTCGCATGGCAGTCTGCATATCCAATTTGCGCCAGATCTCCGTCGGCATCAGTCTCTACACCGACGACAACAGCGGATACATGCCGACGGCTTCCTATGGAGCTAACGCGACAGCGGGTCCCTGGCCAAAGCTCCTAGCCACCTACATACCACACAGGGATAACAACACCAACGCCACATCAATGGCCAACAGGGTCTTCATCTGTCCCAGTGCCAAGTTTCCAGGATTCCTTAACTCGGACATCAGTTATTCGTATTCGTGCACCGGAGCGATGTTAGGATTTCCGGCTAATGGCAGTGGCTTGACTTCTGCGCAACCCCGTAAAGAAGTCCAAGTCACGACCAACCCCTCGGAAACGCCGCTGATTTTCGACACCCAGAAGGACTTTCTAAACCCCCTCAAGCCGGATAGCCGATCCAATATTCCTTGGGGCAGTTCACCACCTTCCGCCAATTGGGACCTGAACACCTCCGGAAGTCCGGACGCCTGCAAGTCCTTGGATTTTCGCCACAGCAATAGTTCAATGAACATCCTCTACGTCGATGGCAGCGTACGCAATGTGACTTGGCTGCAGGCCAGGCTGTTTACCCAGTCTCTCTGGGAAGGGCGGTAA
- a CDS encoding polysaccharide lyase family 7 protein — MRRYRFSTFALVLLWSFWFSSATAWALDPNLPPSGNFDLSHWKLQLPTSNGVLTGTGGSVDEIKPAQLVGFTNAYFYTGSDGSMVFWCPDDGATTSGSTHPRSELREELIPGNDGTNWTVFGTHILTGQCKVLRVPSDTQKVCIGQMHEPNTKPDGSASVGNEEMIMFDFGNKKIYVNINLDGNVSSSFSQTLISGSGVATNSTINYTMSMVNGLLKIVVNNVSNSWNLLSGTNINGHIAQNWDLASGNTLYFKAGDYNQTVDTCNCSTDGAQVAFYSLTRFHAPSITNQPAGQTVTVGSNVTLSVGALGTPPLKYAWAFNGAPLNNNPTNTTLSLPNVQLTNAGNYSVIVTDITGVVTSSVAVLTVNPFPPTADFTATPTNGVAPLNVTFSDASISSPTNWVWNFGDTGTSTLQNPLHNYGTAGVFTVRLIASNSGGSSTNTKTAYINVITPLQSWSNTYGVSGDSTDPFGTGMSNTNKFLVGFNPTNPAAYLHIISIANTNSTDMNVIYLGANGDSSWSPGIASRTNVLEFTAGAPDGGYSSNFISANVTNILGGGTGNGVVTNMVDAGGATNTPSRYYRVRVLVP; from the coding sequence ATGCGTCGCTATCGTTTCAGTACGTTCGCCTTGGTTCTCTTGTGGTCGTTCTGGTTCTCCAGCGCGACGGCGTGGGCGTTGGATCCCAATCTGCCACCGAGCGGCAACTTCGACTTGAGTCATTGGAAACTGCAGCTACCCACCTCAAACGGAGTGCTGACCGGCACTGGCGGAAGCGTCGACGAAATAAAGCCTGCCCAACTGGTGGGATTTACCAATGCCTACTTTTACACTGGTTCTGATGGCTCCATGGTTTTCTGGTGCCCTGATGATGGGGCCACCACCAGTGGTAGCACCCATCCGCGCAGCGAGTTGCGCGAAGAGTTAATTCCGGGCAATGACGGTACGAATTGGACGGTCTTCGGCACGCACATCCTGACCGGCCAATGCAAGGTGTTGCGGGTGCCCTCCGACACGCAGAAGGTCTGCATCGGTCAGATGCATGAGCCGAACACCAAGCCGGACGGTAGCGCCAGTGTGGGCAATGAGGAAATGATCATGTTCGATTTCGGCAATAAGAAAATCTACGTGAATATCAATCTGGATGGAAACGTCAGTAGCAGTTTTAGTCAGACGCTTATCTCAGGCTCTGGCGTCGCCACGAACAGCACGATCAATTACACCATGTCCATGGTGAACGGGCTCTTGAAGATCGTGGTCAATAACGTCTCCAATTCGTGGAATCTCTTAAGCGGCACGAATATCAATGGCCATATCGCCCAGAACTGGGACCTTGCCTCAGGCAACACCCTGTATTTCAAAGCCGGCGATTACAACCAGACTGTCGACACCTGCAACTGCTCCACCGATGGCGCCCAAGTGGCCTTCTATTCATTGACCAGGTTCCACGCGCCCAGCATCACCAACCAGCCAGCCGGGCAGACTGTGACAGTGGGCAGTAATGTGACCCTTAGCGTGGGAGCCCTCGGCACACCGCCCCTGAAATATGCCTGGGCGTTTAACGGGGCGCCGCTCAACAATAATCCAACCAATACCACGCTCTCGCTTCCCAATGTGCAGCTCACCAACGCGGGCAATTACTCGGTCATCGTCACGGATATCACGGGGGTCGTCACCAGCAGCGTCGCCGTGTTGACCGTGAACCCATTTCCGCCAACCGCTGACTTCACGGCAACCCCAACCAACGGCGTTGCGCCGTTGAACGTGACCTTCTCCGACGCCTCAATCAGTTCCCCTACAAACTGGGTTTGGAATTTTGGCGACACTGGGACTTCCACCTTGCAGAACCCGTTGCATAACTATGGTACCGCCGGCGTTTTCACCGTGCGACTGATCGCCAGCAATTCTGGCGGGTCGAGCACCAACACCAAGACCGCATACATCAATGTTATTACCCCGCTGCAATCCTGGTCGAACACCTACGGCGTATCGGGGGACTCGACTGATCCCTTCGGCACCGGCATGAGCAACACCAACAAATTTCTAGTGGGCTTCAACCCCACCAACCCGGCGGCGTATCTGCACATCATCAGCATCGCCAACACGAACAGCACGGACATGAACGTGATTTATCTTGGGGCCAATGGCGACAGTAGCTGGTCGCCGGGCATCGCGTCGCGCACCAATGTGCTGGAGTTCACTGCAGGGGCCCCAGATGGCGGCTATTCGAGCAATTTCATAAGCGCCAATGTGACCAACATTCTCGGTGGCGGGACCGGTAACGGCGTCGTGACCAACATGGTCGATGCCGGCGGCGCGACCAACACGCCGTCGCGTTACTACCGGGTCCGCGTGCTGGTGCCATGA